In one window of Erythrolamprus reginae isolate rEryReg1 chromosome 1, rEryReg1.hap1, whole genome shotgun sequence DNA:
- the CLHC1 gene encoding clathrin heavy chain linker domain-containing protein 1 isoform X1 translates to MKSASVGANKHSVLPPIIPETEKEFLESIQNYIISEIENVGCTEQGPAEDYYIIYRNVFEMIIEHVNAYKSILTTIKQEYDAFIEVIKKGQHDAFYLHGKLKMLACEPSTLMYYKKRITQLEEKVKRIEKNSARTESLIQKLKSFRLTHFAREDLSPVKKVNPAKKIPGLNLKDSLDIDALSKHLNHLQKRLKELKDDMLTKYIPIENTANVEGDMNYALQKRTVAEKNNENLKFRFYRLTVFGNVITTWENTDKNIETLQMLIYEMIESEKLAKGSIVSSVSSVFERDPTKSKEAEDLIEYIERFNELFSRGQYEAAATYAANCPRAILRNEETLEKFRAVGRIKGKILPLLMYCDALITTTDAIKKELPANLTIEAIKCALAEKRLDLVMHWITLYKLEFSEAAGDVIFNYADVDTHNWSQCLALAQIAYSECGSHKKAVLCLCKQDQIYGAMDYLHHFKPFSTEDYIFLLKQCPCLDFIRCFSQEWNGEPPIMSLGDTIHSLIGTEHEIHGLHLLEDITKKGKDTLEQMIAKESSNVEGWKEIAETCLHFKKENLYKLIISSLANLEGVFEIVADDSEDAKLMEHVFL, encoded by the exons ATGAAATCAGCCAGTGTTGGAGCAAATAAACATTCAGTGCTTCCTCCCATCATCCCAGAGACTGAGAAAGAATTTCTGGAGAGCATTCAGAATTATATCATTTCAGAAATTGAAAATGTGGGCTGTACTGAGCAAGGACCAGCAGAGGATTATTACATAATATACAGAAATGTATTTGAAATG ATAATTGAGCATGTTAATGCATACAAAAGCATTTTGACCACAATCAAGCAAGAATATGATGCTTTTATAGAAGTAATAAAAAAGGGCCAACATGACGCATTTTATCTTCATGGAAAATTAAAAATGTTAGCATGCGAACCTTCAACTTTAATGTATTATAAGAAAAGAATAACTCAGCTGGAAGAAAA AGTGAAAAGAATTGAGAAGAATTCTGCAAGAACTGAAAGCTTAATACAGAAACTAAAAAGTTTCAGATTAACACACTTTGCAAGAGAAGATTTATCCCCAGTCAAGAAAGTTAATCCTGCTAAAAAAATTCCAG GTCTTAATTTGAAGGACTCTCTTGATATAGATGCCCTTTCTAAACACTTAAATCATCTACAAAAAAGGTTGAAGGAGTTGAAAGATGACATGCTGACAAAATACATTCCCATAGAAAACACAGCCAACGTTGAAGGAGACATGAATTATGCTCTTCAAAAGCGAACTGtggctgaaaaaaataatgaaaatctgAAGTTTCG TTTTTATCGGCTAACTGTGTTTGGAAATGTAATCACTACCTGGGAGAATACAGACAAGAATATTGAAACTCTGCAGATGCTCATCTATGAAATGATAGAAAGTGAAAAACTTGCAAAAG GTTCAATTGTTTCTAGTGTCTCAAGTGTATTTGAACGTGACCCTACTAAGAGCAAAGAGGCAGAAGATCTGATTGAATATATTGAAAG GTTCAATGAACTGTTTTCCCGTGGTCAGTATGAGGCTGCAGCAACATATGCAGCAAACTGTCCTAGAGCAATCCTACGCAACGAAGAAACCCTGGAGAAATTTAGGG CTGTTGGTCGTATTAAAGGGAAGATCCTCCCTCTGCTTATGTATTGTGATGCACTCATAACTACAACCGATGCTATTAAGAAGGAACTTCCTGCAAATTTGACAATTGAAGCCATCAAATGTGCCTTAGCTGAGAAACGGTTAGACTTGGTGATGCATTGGATCACTTTGTACAA ATTGGAATTCTCTGAGGCTGCCGGTGATGTAATCTTTAATTATGCAGATGTGGATACGCACAACTGGTCCCAGTGTCTAGCTTTGGCTCAAATTGCATACAGTGAGTGTGGGTCACACAAAAAAGCTGTTTTATGTTTGTGCAAACAGGACCAGATTTATGGAGCCATGGATTATCTACATCATTTCAAACCTTTTTCTACAG AGGATTATATCTTCCTACTGAAGCAATGTCCTTGTTTAGATTTCATCCGTTGCTTCTCTCAAGAATGGAATGGGGAACCACCAATCATGTCCCTTGGGGATACCATTCATTCTCTCATTGGAACAGAACATGAAATACATGGCTTACACTTGTTGGAGGATATTACCAAAAAGGGCAAGG ATACATTGGAACAAATGATTGCAAAAGAAAGCTCCaatgtggaaggatggaaggagatagCTGAAACATGCCTccatttcaaaaaagaaaatttatacaAACTTATCATCTCTAGCCTTGCTAACCTGGAAGGAGTGTTTgaaattgtagcagatgattcagAGGATGCCAAATTAATGGAACATGTGTTCTTGTAA
- the CLHC1 gene encoding clathrin heavy chain linker domain-containing protein 1 isoform X3, producing MKSASVGANKHSVLPPIIPETEKEFLESIQNYIISEIENVGCTEQGPAEDYYIIYRNVFEMIIEHVNAYKSILTTIKQEYDAFIEVIKKGQHDAFYLHGKLKMLACEPSTLMYYKKRITQLEEKVKRIEKNSARTESLIQKLKSFRLTHFAREDLSPVKKVNPAKKIPGLNLKDSLDIDALSKHLNHLQKRLKELKDDMLTKYIPIENTANVEGDMNYALQKRTVAEKNNENLKFRFYRLTVFGNVITTWENTDKNIETLQMLIYEMIESEKLAKGSIVSSVSSVFERDPTKSKEAEDLIEYIERLEFSEAAGDVIFNYADVDTHNWSQCLALAQIAYSECGSHKKAVLCLCKQDQIYGAMDYLHHFKPFSTEDYIFLLKQCPCLDFIRCFSQEWNGEPPIMSLGDTIHSLIGTEHEIHGLHLLEDITKKGKDTLEQMIAKESSNVEGWKEIAETCLHFKKENLYKLIISSLANLEGVFEIVADDSEDAKLMEHVFL from the exons ATGAAATCAGCCAGTGTTGGAGCAAATAAACATTCAGTGCTTCCTCCCATCATCCCAGAGACTGAGAAAGAATTTCTGGAGAGCATTCAGAATTATATCATTTCAGAAATTGAAAATGTGGGCTGTACTGAGCAAGGACCAGCAGAGGATTATTACATAATATACAGAAATGTATTTGAAATG ATAATTGAGCATGTTAATGCATACAAAAGCATTTTGACCACAATCAAGCAAGAATATGATGCTTTTATAGAAGTAATAAAAAAGGGCCAACATGACGCATTTTATCTTCATGGAAAATTAAAAATGTTAGCATGCGAACCTTCAACTTTAATGTATTATAAGAAAAGAATAACTCAGCTGGAAGAAAA AGTGAAAAGAATTGAGAAGAATTCTGCAAGAACTGAAAGCTTAATACAGAAACTAAAAAGTTTCAGATTAACACACTTTGCAAGAGAAGATTTATCCCCAGTCAAGAAAGTTAATCCTGCTAAAAAAATTCCAG GTCTTAATTTGAAGGACTCTCTTGATATAGATGCCCTTTCTAAACACTTAAATCATCTACAAAAAAGGTTGAAGGAGTTGAAAGATGACATGCTGACAAAATACATTCCCATAGAAAACACAGCCAACGTTGAAGGAGACATGAATTATGCTCTTCAAAAGCGAACTGtggctgaaaaaaataatgaaaatctgAAGTTTCG TTTTTATCGGCTAACTGTGTTTGGAAATGTAATCACTACCTGGGAGAATACAGACAAGAATATTGAAACTCTGCAGATGCTCATCTATGAAATGATAGAAAGTGAAAAACTTGCAAAAG GTTCAATTGTTTCTAGTGTCTCAAGTGTATTTGAACGTGACCCTACTAAGAGCAAAGAGGCAGAAGATCTGATTGAATATATTGAAAG ATTGGAATTCTCTGAGGCTGCCGGTGATGTAATCTTTAATTATGCAGATGTGGATACGCACAACTGGTCCCAGTGTCTAGCTTTGGCTCAAATTGCATACAGTGAGTGTGGGTCACACAAAAAAGCTGTTTTATGTTTGTGCAAACAGGACCAGATTTATGGAGCCATGGATTATCTACATCATTTCAAACCTTTTTCTACAG AGGATTATATCTTCCTACTGAAGCAATGTCCTTGTTTAGATTTCATCCGTTGCTTCTCTCAAGAATGGAATGGGGAACCACCAATCATGTCCCTTGGGGATACCATTCATTCTCTCATTGGAACAGAACATGAAATACATGGCTTACACTTGTTGGAGGATATTACCAAAAAGGGCAAGG ATACATTGGAACAAATGATTGCAAAAGAAAGCTCCaatgtggaaggatggaaggagatagCTGAAACATGCCTccatttcaaaaaagaaaatttatacaAACTTATCATCTCTAGCCTTGCTAACCTGGAAGGAGTGTTTgaaattgtagcagatgattcagAGGATGCCAAATTAATGGAACATGTGTTCTTGTAA
- the CLHC1 gene encoding clathrin heavy chain linker domain-containing protein 1 isoform X2 has product MKEIIEHVNAYKSILTTIKQEYDAFIEVIKKGQHDAFYLHGKLKMLACEPSTLMYYKKRITQLEEKVKRIEKNSARTESLIQKLKSFRLTHFAREDLSPVKKVNPAKKIPGLNLKDSLDIDALSKHLNHLQKRLKELKDDMLTKYIPIENTANVEGDMNYALQKRTVAEKNNENLKFRFYRLTVFGNVITTWENTDKNIETLQMLIYEMIESEKLAKGSIVSSVSSVFERDPTKSKEAEDLIEYIERFNELFSRGQYEAAATYAANCPRAILRNEETLEKFRAVGRIKGKILPLLMYCDALITTTDAIKKELPANLTIEAIKCALAEKRLDLVMHWITLYKLEFSEAAGDVIFNYADVDTHNWSQCLALAQIAYSECGSHKKAVLCLCKQDQIYGAMDYLHHFKPFSTEDYIFLLKQCPCLDFIRCFSQEWNGEPPIMSLGDTIHSLIGTEHEIHGLHLLEDITKKGKDTLEQMIAKESSNVEGWKEIAETCLHFKKENLYKLIISSLANLEGVFEIVADDSEDAKLMEHVFL; this is encoded by the exons ATGAAAGAG ATAATTGAGCATGTTAATGCATACAAAAGCATTTTGACCACAATCAAGCAAGAATATGATGCTTTTATAGAAGTAATAAAAAAGGGCCAACATGACGCATTTTATCTTCATGGAAAATTAAAAATGTTAGCATGCGAACCTTCAACTTTAATGTATTATAAGAAAAGAATAACTCAGCTGGAAGAAAA AGTGAAAAGAATTGAGAAGAATTCTGCAAGAACTGAAAGCTTAATACAGAAACTAAAAAGTTTCAGATTAACACACTTTGCAAGAGAAGATTTATCCCCAGTCAAGAAAGTTAATCCTGCTAAAAAAATTCCAG GTCTTAATTTGAAGGACTCTCTTGATATAGATGCCCTTTCTAAACACTTAAATCATCTACAAAAAAGGTTGAAGGAGTTGAAAGATGACATGCTGACAAAATACATTCCCATAGAAAACACAGCCAACGTTGAAGGAGACATGAATTATGCTCTTCAAAAGCGAACTGtggctgaaaaaaataatgaaaatctgAAGTTTCG TTTTTATCGGCTAACTGTGTTTGGAAATGTAATCACTACCTGGGAGAATACAGACAAGAATATTGAAACTCTGCAGATGCTCATCTATGAAATGATAGAAAGTGAAAAACTTGCAAAAG GTTCAATTGTTTCTAGTGTCTCAAGTGTATTTGAACGTGACCCTACTAAGAGCAAAGAGGCAGAAGATCTGATTGAATATATTGAAAG GTTCAATGAACTGTTTTCCCGTGGTCAGTATGAGGCTGCAGCAACATATGCAGCAAACTGTCCTAGAGCAATCCTACGCAACGAAGAAACCCTGGAGAAATTTAGGG CTGTTGGTCGTATTAAAGGGAAGATCCTCCCTCTGCTTATGTATTGTGATGCACTCATAACTACAACCGATGCTATTAAGAAGGAACTTCCTGCAAATTTGACAATTGAAGCCATCAAATGTGCCTTAGCTGAGAAACGGTTAGACTTGGTGATGCATTGGATCACTTTGTACAA ATTGGAATTCTCTGAGGCTGCCGGTGATGTAATCTTTAATTATGCAGATGTGGATACGCACAACTGGTCCCAGTGTCTAGCTTTGGCTCAAATTGCATACAGTGAGTGTGGGTCACACAAAAAAGCTGTTTTATGTTTGTGCAAACAGGACCAGATTTATGGAGCCATGGATTATCTACATCATTTCAAACCTTTTTCTACAG AGGATTATATCTTCCTACTGAAGCAATGTCCTTGTTTAGATTTCATCCGTTGCTTCTCTCAAGAATGGAATGGGGAACCACCAATCATGTCCCTTGGGGATACCATTCATTCTCTCATTGGAACAGAACATGAAATACATGGCTTACACTTGTTGGAGGATATTACCAAAAAGGGCAAGG ATACATTGGAACAAATGATTGCAAAAGAAAGCTCCaatgtggaaggatggaaggagatagCTGAAACATGCCTccatttcaaaaaagaaaatttatacaAACTTATCATCTCTAGCCTTGCTAACCTGGAAGGAGTGTTTgaaattgtagcagatgattcagAGGATGCCAAATTAATGGAACATGTGTTCTTGTAA
- the CLHC1 gene encoding clathrin heavy chain linker domain-containing protein 1 isoform X4, whose protein sequence is MLACEPSTLMYYKKRITQLEEKVKRIEKNSARTESLIQKLKSFRLTHFAREDLSPVKKVNPAKKIPGLNLKDSLDIDALSKHLNHLQKRLKELKDDMLTKYIPIENTANVEGDMNYALQKRTVAEKNNENLKFRFYRLTVFGNVITTWENTDKNIETLQMLIYEMIESEKLAKGSIVSSVSSVFERDPTKSKEAEDLIEYIERFNELFSRGQYEAAATYAANCPRAILRNEETLEKFRAVGRIKGKILPLLMYCDALITTTDAIKKELPANLTIEAIKCALAEKRLDLVMHWITLYKLEFSEAAGDVIFNYADVDTHNWSQCLALAQIAYSECGSHKKAVLCLCKQDQIYGAMDYLHHFKPFSTEDYIFLLKQCPCLDFIRCFSQEWNGEPPIMSLGDTIHSLIGTEHEIHGLHLLEDITKKGKDTLEQMIAKESSNVEGWKEIAETCLHFKKENLYKLIISSLANLEGVFEIVADDSEDAKLMEHVFL, encoded by the exons ATGTTAGCATGCGAACCTTCAACTTTAATGTATTATAAGAAAAGAATAACTCAGCTGGAAGAAAA AGTGAAAAGAATTGAGAAGAATTCTGCAAGAACTGAAAGCTTAATACAGAAACTAAAAAGTTTCAGATTAACACACTTTGCAAGAGAAGATTTATCCCCAGTCAAGAAAGTTAATCCTGCTAAAAAAATTCCAG GTCTTAATTTGAAGGACTCTCTTGATATAGATGCCCTTTCTAAACACTTAAATCATCTACAAAAAAGGTTGAAGGAGTTGAAAGATGACATGCTGACAAAATACATTCCCATAGAAAACACAGCCAACGTTGAAGGAGACATGAATTATGCTCTTCAAAAGCGAACTGtggctgaaaaaaataatgaaaatctgAAGTTTCG TTTTTATCGGCTAACTGTGTTTGGAAATGTAATCACTACCTGGGAGAATACAGACAAGAATATTGAAACTCTGCAGATGCTCATCTATGAAATGATAGAAAGTGAAAAACTTGCAAAAG GTTCAATTGTTTCTAGTGTCTCAAGTGTATTTGAACGTGACCCTACTAAGAGCAAAGAGGCAGAAGATCTGATTGAATATATTGAAAG GTTCAATGAACTGTTTTCCCGTGGTCAGTATGAGGCTGCAGCAACATATGCAGCAAACTGTCCTAGAGCAATCCTACGCAACGAAGAAACCCTGGAGAAATTTAGGG CTGTTGGTCGTATTAAAGGGAAGATCCTCCCTCTGCTTATGTATTGTGATGCACTCATAACTACAACCGATGCTATTAAGAAGGAACTTCCTGCAAATTTGACAATTGAAGCCATCAAATGTGCCTTAGCTGAGAAACGGTTAGACTTGGTGATGCATTGGATCACTTTGTACAA ATTGGAATTCTCTGAGGCTGCCGGTGATGTAATCTTTAATTATGCAGATGTGGATACGCACAACTGGTCCCAGTGTCTAGCTTTGGCTCAAATTGCATACAGTGAGTGTGGGTCACACAAAAAAGCTGTTTTATGTTTGTGCAAACAGGACCAGATTTATGGAGCCATGGATTATCTACATCATTTCAAACCTTTTTCTACAG AGGATTATATCTTCCTACTGAAGCAATGTCCTTGTTTAGATTTCATCCGTTGCTTCTCTCAAGAATGGAATGGGGAACCACCAATCATGTCCCTTGGGGATACCATTCATTCTCTCATTGGAACAGAACATGAAATACATGGCTTACACTTGTTGGAGGATATTACCAAAAAGGGCAAGG ATACATTGGAACAAATGATTGCAAAAGAAAGCTCCaatgtggaaggatggaaggagatagCTGAAACATGCCTccatttcaaaaaagaaaatttatacaAACTTATCATCTCTAGCCTTGCTAACCTGGAAGGAGTGTTTgaaattgtagcagatgattcagAGGATGCCAAATTAATGGAACATGTGTTCTTGTAA